A window of the Tiliqua scincoides isolate rTilSci1 chromosome 5, rTilSci1.hap2, whole genome shotgun sequence genome harbors these coding sequences:
- the LOC136651643 gene encoding histone H1.9-like: MVTITEIPMVSLNSTECSNTETPGAENSEPITADIFTPKVQESGNVGEPQPSCSGLHLKPYPKSELKSREDSKPGFPWRLLLPKRGISKLIFQIVTSTEKRKGISLQGIKKSVVATGYDLEKRKHYFKRVLRSLLAKGLLKKLTGHGLTGSYAISEMMRKVVRMRMRQRKRRRKIMTGFEKKNAPERKKRPRKKKVEAIKCEIPPETAVAC, encoded by the coding sequence ATGGTCACCATCACCGAGATTCCTATGGTCTCACTGAATAGCACTGAATGTTCAAACACAGAGACTCCAGGTGCAGAGAATTCTGAACCCATAACTGCAGATATCTTCACCCCCAAAGTGCAAGAAAGTGGGAATGTTGGTGAGCCCCAGCCATCTTGTTCTGGACTCCATCTCAAGCCCTATCCCAAATCCGAGTTGAAAAGTAGAGAAGACTCCAAGCCTGGCTTCCCCTGGAGACTCCTGTTACCAAAACGCGGCATCTCCAAGCTCATTTTCCAAATTGTGACTTCCACCGAGAAGCGCAAGGGCATCTCCCTGCAAGGTATCAAGAAGAGTGTCGTAGCCACAGGATATGACCTTGAGAAGCGCAAGCATTACTTCAAGAGGGTTTTGAGAAGCTTGCTGGCAAAAGGTTTGTTGAAAAAACTGACTGGCCACGGACTGACCGGCTCCTATGCAATCAGCGAGATGATGCGGAAGGTggtgaggatgaggatgaggcaaaggaaaaggaggagaaagatAATGACAGGTTTTGAAAAAAAGAATGCCCCTGAGAGAAAGAAGAGACCAAGGAAGAAGAAGGTCGAGGCTATAAAATGTGAGATACCACCTGAAACTGCAGTCGCATGTTGA